The Mesorhizobium opportunistum WSM2075 DNA window ACCGTCGGAGCCTTCGCGGTCTATTTCGTCCAGAGCGTCGGCGGTTCCTTCTGGCTGGGGCTCGCCGCCGCGCCCGTTGCCGGCGCGGTGGTCGGCTGCATCCTGGAATTCGCCATCATCCGCCATCTCTATTCGCGGCCGGTCTCGACCGTGCTTGCCACCTGGGGCGTCAGCCTGATCCTGCAACAAGGCCTGGAACTGACCTTCGGTCTCGGCGCCAAGCCGGTGACGCCACCGATCGAGGGCACGCTCGACCTGTTCTTCACCGTCTATCCGGCCTACCGGCTGATCCTCATCGCCATCGCCATGCTGACCTTGCTCGGTGTCGTGCTGCTGATTGGCCGAACATCGTTCGGGCTCGACATCCGCACCGTCATCCAGAACCGGGAGATGGCCGAGGGCGTCGGCATCAACACGCGGCGCACCTACGCCATCGCCTTTACCTTCGGCGCGGCCATCGCCGGGCTCGCCGGCGGATTGGTCGCACCGCTGGCGATCGTGCTGCCGCAGATGGGGGTGAACTATCTCGCCAACGCGTTCTTTGTGGTCATCGTTGGCGGCGTCGGCTCGATCGGCGGGCTCGTCGCCGGCAGCGTCTTCGTCGGCGGGCTGACCAGCATCCTCAACTACCAGATCTCGCCATCCCTGGCGCAGGCGATTGTGCTGCTAGCGGCCATCGTCGCCGTGCGGCTGCGGCCCAACGGCCTGTTCAACGGAGCCTCGCGATGATCGCCCGCGATCGCAACTGGCTGCTGATCTTCGCCGTCTGTGTGGTGCTCGCGGTTCTCTATCCGCTCTTCGCCGACGGCTATCAGCTGACGGTGATCCGCGACGCGCTGATCTTTGGTCTGTTCGCGGCGAGCCTCGACTTCTTCTGGGGCCGTACCGGCATCTTGTGCTTTGGCCACGCCGCCTTCTTCGGCATCGGCGGCTACATCATGGCGCTGATCACGCTCGACGACGCCATCGCCTTCGGCAGCCTGCTCGGCATCATAGGCGCGGTGGCAGGGGCAGCCTTCGTCGCCGCCATCATCGGCTACTTCCTGTTCTTCGGCGGCATCCGCGGCAGCTACTTCACCATCGTCACGCTGGCGATGGGCGTCATCTGTCAGCAAGCCGCCGTGTCCTGGAGTTCGGTCACCGGCGGCGACAGCGGCCTGATCGGCATCCCGCCGATCGAATTCGATGTTAGCGGGATGCATCTCGATCTCAGCCAGGACCTGCCCTCTTATGTCTTCGTTTCGGCCATCGTCGCGGTGGTGGTGCTGGCGCTGTGGTCGATCAGCCGCGGCCGCTGGGGCACGATACTGACTGCTATCCAGGACAATGAAGTCCGGGCGGCAGCGCTCGGCCACAACGCACCGCTGCGGCTGCTCGTCACCTTCGTCCTGTCCGCCGCAATCGCCGGCCTTGCCGGTGCGCTCTATGTCTGCATGGCTGGGCTGGTGGCGCCCGATCTTTCCGGCTTGCTGCTGTCGACCGAAGTCATCGTCTGGGTGGCGGTCGGCGGGCGTGGCACGCTGCTTGGCCCGGTGCTGGGCGCGATCTTCATCCAGCGTGCGCAGCAGACGATCTCCAGCTTCAACCCGAGCCTGTGGCCGCTGCTGCTCGGCTGCGTCTTCGTCGTCATCGTCTTCCTGCTGCCGGACGGCATCCTGTCGATCTACGCCCGACTGAAGAGCCTCTTCAAAGGCCGGAGGCGCGTGCAATGAGCGACGTCCTGCTCCAGGCCGAGAATGTCGGCATCCGCTTCGGCGGCCTGCAGGCACTCGAAGGGTTGAACCTCACCGTACGCGACAAGGAACTATGCTGTATCATCGGCCCGAACGGCGCCGGCAAGAGCACCTTCCTCAACGTGCTGACCGGCACGCTTCGGCCGACCAGCGGCAGCGTGCGATTCCTCGGTCACGACATTGCCGGCCTGCCGCTGCACCGCATCGCCCGGCTCGGCATCGCCCGCAAGTTTCAGATCCCGTCGGTCTTTCCGGGCCTGTCGGTGGAGGACAATCTGAAAGTTGCGCGGTGGGGTGCGCCGTCACCGGTTCGGCCTGTGAGCGAGTTGCTGGAGCTGGTCGCGCTCGGCAACCGTGCCGCGACGCTGGCCGGCGAACTCGCGCATGGCCAGAAGCAATGGCTGGAGATCGGCATGGCGCTGGCGATCGAGCCAAGGTTGCTGCTGCTCGACGAACCGACCGCCGGCATGACACCGCAGGAAACATTGGCAACCGCAGAGATGCTGCTGCGGCTGAAGGGCGAATTCTCGATCGTCGCCGTCGAACACGACATCCGCTTCGTGCGGGCGCTGAACTGCGAGACGCTGGTGCTGCATCAAGGGCGTCGGCTGCGCAGCGGTCCTTTCCACGACATCGAGACCGACGAAATGGTCCGCGACGTCTATCTGGGGAGGCGCTGACCATGCTGCGGACACTTGCCGTGTCGGCCGGCTATGGCCTGCTTCCGGTGCTGAACGGCATCGATATCAGCGTCTCGCCTGGCGAAGTTGTCGGCCTGCTCGGCCGCAACGGTGCCGGCAAGACGACGCTGCTGCGCGTCATCGCCGGCGGCCTGAAGGCGAGCGGCGGCGCCGTGGTGCTCGGCGACCAGGATCTCACCAGCGCGCCGGCCTTCCGCCGGGCGCGGGCAGGCATCGCCCATGTGCCGCAAGGGCGCGGCATCTTCAACCAGCTGACCGTGCGGCAAAACCTGGAGGTCGGCACACGCGCCGCCAGGGATCGCGGCGACGGCGGCATTCCCGACGACATCTTCGGCTATTTCCCGATCCTGCGTGAGCGTGAAACACAAGTCGCCGGCACACTCTCGGGCGGACAGCAGCAGATGCTGGCGATCGGCCGCGCTTTGTGCGGCCTGCCCTCGGTTCTGCTGCTCGACGAACCTTCGGAAGGCATACAGCCGAACATCGTACAAGCCATCGCCGAGCTGGTGCCGCGCATCGCGCGCGAACGCGGCATCGCGATCGTGCTGGTCGAGCAGAATCTCGATCTCGTTCTGAAGGCGGCGGATCGCTGCCTGGTGATGGAAAAGGGCAGGATCGTGCACGAGGGCACGCCGCAAGCGTTCGCCGACGAGACCCTGTTGAAGGATTTGTTGGCCCTGTAAAGGCGCGCCTGATGCGCGCCCGGGATTTGTTGGCTTTGCAAGGCGTGCATGGGGCGCGCCTGGACTGGAAGGGAACATAACAATGATAAGCAGAAGAACGATCCTGAAATCCGGCGGGGCTGCCGCCGCGTTCGCCATGGTCGGCGCGCCGTCGATCCTGCGCGCCGCCGACACCGTCAAGGTCGGCCTGTCGATCCCGATCACCGGACTGCAGGCGATCCTCGGCGAGACGCTGCTCAATTGCTACAAGCTCGCCGCGGCCGAGCTCAACGCCGCCAACGGCATTGGCGGCCGTCAGGTCGAGTTGTTCGTCGAGGACAACCAGACCACGACCAAGGGCTCGATCGACAAGGCGCGCAAGCTCATCAACGAAGACAAGGTCGACGTGATCATGGGCACGATCATTTCGCCAGAGCGAAGCGCTACGCTGTCGGTGACCTCGAAGGCCAAGAAGCTGTTCTTCTATCCGACCAATTTCGAAGGCGGCGAATGCAACCGCTACTTCGTCGCCACCGGCCCGATCCCGATGCAGCAGGTCGACCCGATGATGCCGTGGGTGGCCGAGAACCTCGGCAAGACCATCTACGTCATGGCCTCCGACTATGCCTGGCCACAGAAGATGACCGAGGCGATCACGGCAGCCTATGAGAAGGCCGGCGGCAAGATCATCGGCGCCGACTATTATCCGTTCGGCACAACGGATTTCGGCCCTGCATTCCAGAAGATCAAGTCGCTGAAACCCGATGTCGTGTGGTCGATGGTGGTCGGTAATGACGCGGTCACCCAGCTCAAGCAGTATCGCTCTTTCGACATCAAGCAGCCGCTGATCGCGCCACTCGACGAGGTCTTCAACAAGGACGCGCTGCCGCCCGGCGTGGCGGCCGGCACCTATGCACCGCAGCCTTACTGGATGGCACTCGACAATCCGGTCAACAAGAAGTTCATCGCGAGCTTCCGCGAAAAGTTCGGCCAGGAGAAGATGGTCAACGGCATCGGCGAAGCCGGCTACAACGGCCTGCATCTCTACGCGCTGGCCGCCGAGAAGGCCGGGTCGCTGAAGGACGACGATGTGCTCAAGGCGTTGCCGACGATCGAGTTCGACGCGCCGCAAGGCAAGATCCGCGTCGATGCCAGCAACAACCACACGCTCTGCCATTCCTATGTCGGCAAGGCGGCGGCCGACGGCATCAGCTACGAGATCGCCAAGGATTTCGGGACGATCGCGCCGGTCACGCCTTACTGCAAGCTGTAGGGGCTTCGGCGACGGCTCCAGGCAATCCTGACGGCGGCTTTGCCGCCGTCAACTCGCTTGCGGCGCCGGCAGCCGCTCGCGCAGTTCGTCGACGAGTACCCTGGTGTTTTCGGAATAGTCGATGGGCACGACGACGAGATGCACGCCGCCGCCGGTGAAGGCCTGCTCCAGCGCCGGCTGCAAGTCGGCGATCTCGCCAACCCTGGTCCCCCTGGCGCCATAGGCCTCGGCGTATTTGACGAAGTCGGGGTTGCCGAAGGTCATGCCGAAATCCGGAAATTCGTCGACCGCCTGCTTCCAGCGGATCATGCCATAGGCGTGGTCTTCAAGCAGCAGGACCACGAGGTTGAGCTTGAGCCTGACGGCGGTCTCCAGTTCCTGGCTGTTCATCATGAAGCCGCCGTCGCCGCAGATGGCCATGACACGGCGCCTGGGATAGAGCAGTGCCGCCATCATCGCCGACGGCAGGCCGGCACCCATGGTGGCGAGCGCGTTGTCGAGCAGCAGCGTGTTTGCCATGCGCGTGCGGTAGTTGCGCGCGAACCAGATCTTGTACATGCCGTTGTCGAGGGCGAGGATCCCGTCCGCCGGCATGACGGCGCGGACATCGTGCACGATGCGCTGCGGCGTGAAGCGGTCTTCGGTGGCGCGCGCCGCGATCCGGCTCAAAATGCCTTCGCGCAGCGGCAACAGGGCCTGCGCATTGGGGATCTTGCCCTCGATGCGATCGGCCAGCAGCGCCAGCGAAGGGCCAAGGTCGCCGACGATCTCGGCTTGCGGGAAATAGACCTGCTCGACGTCGGCGGTTTGATAGCCGACATGAATGACCTTCGGTCCCCTGGCGCCCATGATGAAAGGCGGCTTCTCGACCGTGTCGTGGCCGATGGTGATGATCAGATCGGCCTGCTCGATGGCCTCGTGCACATAGTCACGCTCGGAAAGGGCTGCCGTTCCCATGTAGAGCTCGGTGCCGCCGGGCACGGTGCCCTTGCCCATCTGCGTGGTGAAATAGGGAATTTGGGTGCGCAGCACGAACTGGGCGACATCGGGCGTCACGCGCGGCCGCGACGCCGCCGCGCCGAACATCAGCAGCGGACGCTTGGCCTCCATGATCATGCGGGCGGCACGATCGAGCGCACCGGCGCTGGCCAGCGGCAATTCGACCGGATGCGTCGGCACGAGTGCCACCGGTTCGCACTCCGCAGCGGCAATGTCTTCCGGCAGTTCCAGATGCACGGGGCCGGGACGCTCTTCCTGGGCGACACGGAAGGCTTCGCGCACCAGCGAGGGGATCATCTTCGGCGACACGATCTGGCGCGACAGCTTGGTCAGCGGCTTCATCGCCGCGACGATGTCGACAATCTGGAAACGCGCCTGCCGGGATGACAGGATGCCCTTCTGGCCGGTGATCATGATCATCGGCATCGCACCGAGCAGCGCATAGGCCGAGCCGGTCGTCAGGTTGAGCGCGCCGGGACCAAGCGTGGTGATGCACACGCCTGCCTTGCCGGTGAGCCTGCCATAGGTGGCGGCCATGAAGGCGGCCGCCTGCTCGTGGCGGGTCAGGATCAGCTGGATCGACGAGCGGCGGATCGATTCGACGATGTCGAGATTTTCCTCGCCGGGAATGCCGAAGATCCGGTCGACCCCTTCATTTTCGAGGGCTGCCACGAACAGATCCGAACCTTTGGTCAACTGTCTCTCCCACGATGCGCAAATTCCACCAGCCACCTTCATATGGCAGGGAAAGCGGCGCCGCAAAGGCCGGAAGTGCGCATTGGTTCACGGAAGAGCTAACCGCGACGGGCGATCACGCCATCAATTTCGGCAAGGCGGTCGCCAGCGCGTCGACGGCCAGTCGCACTTTGAGCGGCAGATGCGGCGTCTGCAGCCAAAGGGCATGGCAGTCGTAGAGATGGCGCGGCTGGTCCGGCAACAGCACCGCCAGCGCGCCTGCCCGAATGCGCTCGCGAACCAGCCACCAAGGCAGCCAGGCAATCCCCATGCCAACGACCGCGGCATCGGCGATGGCGTCTAGGTCGTCGAGCCGCAATCGGCCGGTTGGCAAGATCTCCTGAAGGGGCTGCCCTTCACGCGCAAACAGCCACGGCTGAACGACCTGGCCGAGCCGGCGATAGACAATCGACTGATGATCGGCGAGGTCCTCGATCCGCCGTGGTTCGCCATGAATTCCGAGATAGGAGGGCGCCGCGCAGACGACCATGCCTTGGCGTGCGACGCGGCGCGCGATCACGCCGGCCTTGTCGTCCAATTCGCCGGTTCGGATGGCAAGGTCGTAGCCGTCCTCGGCTAGGTCGGCGAAGCGGTCGCTTAGCGACAGATCGAGTTCCAGCATCGGATATTGCCGCGCCATTTGCAGCAGCACGGGCGTCACGCAGTGACGACCGAAATGCGCCGGCATGGTGACGCGCAGTTTTCCGCGTGGTTCCGAGAGCTGGTCGGCGGCGAGCGCATCGGCGGCTTCGGCCTCCGCCAGCACTACCCGGCAGCGTTCATAGTAGGCGCGGCCGAAATCGGTCAGGCTCTGGCGGCGCGTGGTGCGGTTGATGAGGCGCACGCCGAGGCGCTCCTCGAGAAAGCGGACGTGCTTGCCGACCATCGGTCCGGACAGATCGAGCGCGACCGCCGCAGCCGCGAACGAGCCGAGGTCGACTGCCCTGATGAACACAGCCATGCTCTCGAGCCGATCCATATTCGGAACTCCTGGTTTCTACTGCTTTATCCGTACCGCCATTTATCCGCGATATCGTACCCTGCATAGCTCATTCGGTTCAAATGATTTGGAGTATCCTGAATGGCACGTGTTGTCCGCTTCCACCAGCATGGCGGTCCCGAGGTATTGCGCATCGGGGATGTCGACCTCCCCGCTCCGGGTCCGGGCGAGGTGCAGATCCGCGTCAAGGCGCTGGGCCTCAACCGCGCCGAGGCATTGCTGCGTGCGGGAACCTATATCGAGACGCCGGCCCTGCCCTCCGGACATGGCCTGGAAGCGGCCGGCGTCATCGAGGCGCTGGGCAAAGGCGTCGCGGATTTCGCAACGGGCGATGCTGTCAGCATCATCCCACCACGATCGATGGTTCGCTGGCCGGCCTATGGCGAACTGGTCACCTATCCCGCCGCGCTCGTCGTCAAACACCCGCCATCGCTCGACTGGCGAACGGCAGCAGCGCTCTGGATGCAGTATCTCACCGCCTACGGCGCGCTGATCGACATCGCCAGGCTACGCGGTGGAGATGTCGTCGTCATCACGGCGGCGTCGAGCAGTGTCGGACTTGCCGCGATCCAGATCGCCAGCAGTGTCGGCGCGACGGCGATCGCGGTGACGCGGACATCGGCGAAGAAACAAGCCCTGCTCGACGCCGGAGCGGCTGCCGTCGTGGTCCTGGCCGAGGCAGACCTGGAGGCCCGGCTAAAGGAAATCGCCGGACCGCCAGGCGTGCGCGTCGTGTTGGATGCGGTCGGCGGCCCGATCTTCGAGCCACTGACAGCGGCCATGTCACCTGGCGGCATTCTCATCGAATATGGCGGCCTCAGCCGTGAGCCGACGCCGTTCCCTTTGGCTGCGGTGTTGGGCAAGACGTTGACGCTGCGTGGCTACCTGGTCCACGAGATCACCGGCAACCCGGTCAAGCTGGAAGCCGCCAAGGCATTTATCCTTGGAGGCCTGGAGACCGGCACGCTGAGGCCAATTATCGATAGGACCTTTGCCTTCGACCAGATTGTCGAGGCACATCGCTATCTCGAGTCGAACGAACAGTTCGGCAAGATCGTGGTGACGCTCTGAAGGGCCGCAACGGCGAACAAATCATTCTCGCGGCAATAGCGCCCTTGAAGGCACGGTCCCGCATTCCTAACTGTCCCCTGCGGGCCGGGCCCCTCTGACGATCGTTCTTGGCGATTGTGATGTCGGACCGCTATAACGGGCCCGTTTCCATACCTTTCGGTCAAGCGGGCTCATTTCCTTTTGGTTTGGAGCCCCATATGACATCTTCCCTTCTTGGTTTGGTTTGTCCCTCCTGCCGCGTCGCGCTCACAATGAGCGAACGCCAGGGTATCGAGATCGACTACTGTCCGCAGTGCCGCGGCGTCTGGCTTGATCGAGGCGAACTCGACAAGATCATCGAACGTTCGGGCAGGGAGGCGTCGCCCGCGCCGCAGCCGGCGCCATTCTCCCAGCCGCAGCA harbors:
- a CDS encoding ABC transporter ATP-binding protein, with product MLRTLAVSAGYGLLPVLNGIDISVSPGEVVGLLGRNGAGKTTLLRVIAGGLKASGGAVVLGDQDLTSAPAFRRARAGIAHVPQGRGIFNQLTVRQNLEVGTRAARDRGDGGIPDDIFGYFPILRERETQVAGTLSGGQQQMLAIGRALCGLPSVLLLDEPSEGIQPNIVQAIAELVPRIARERGIAIVLVEQNLDLVLKAADRCLVMEKGRIVHEGTPQAFADETLLKDLLAL
- a CDS encoding acetolactate synthase large subunit, which gives rise to MTKGSDLFVAALENEGVDRIFGIPGEENLDIVESIRRSSIQLILTRHEQAAAFMAATYGRLTGKAGVCITTLGPGALNLTTGSAYALLGAMPMIMITGQKGILSSRQARFQIVDIVAAMKPLTKLSRQIVSPKMIPSLVREAFRVAQEERPGPVHLELPEDIAAAECEPVALVPTHPVELPLASAGALDRAARMIMEAKRPLLMFGAAASRPRVTPDVAQFVLRTQIPYFTTQMGKGTVPGGTELYMGTAALSERDYVHEAIEQADLIITIGHDTVEKPPFIMGARGPKVIHVGYQTADVEQVYFPQAEIVGDLGPSLALLADRIEGKIPNAQALLPLREGILSRIAARATEDRFTPQRIVHDVRAVMPADGILALDNGMYKIWFARNYRTRMANTLLLDNALATMGAGLPSAMMAALLYPRRRVMAICGDGGFMMNSQELETAVRLKLNLVVLLLEDHAYGMIRWKQAVDEFPDFGMTFGNPDFVKYAEAYGARGTRVGEIADLQPALEQAFTGGGVHLVVVPIDYSENTRVLVDELRERLPAPQAS
- a CDS encoding zf-TFIIB domain-containing protein — its product is MTSSLLGLVCPSCRVALTMSERQGIEIDYCPQCRGVWLDRGELDKIIERSGREASPAPQPAPFSQPQHSQGRDDDYSRSQGHRYPKRKKSFFEELFD
- a CDS encoding substrate-binding protein, with the translated sequence MISRRTILKSGGAAAAFAMVGAPSILRAADTVKVGLSIPITGLQAILGETLLNCYKLAAAELNAANGIGGRQVELFVEDNQTTTKGSIDKARKLINEDKVDVIMGTIISPERSATLSVTSKAKKLFFYPTNFEGGECNRYFVATGPIPMQQVDPMMPWVAENLGKTIYVMASDYAWPQKMTEAITAAYEKAGGKIIGADYYPFGTTDFGPAFQKIKSLKPDVVWSMVVGNDAVTQLKQYRSFDIKQPLIAPLDEVFNKDALPPGVAAGTYAPQPYWMALDNPVNKKFIASFREKFGQEKMVNGIGEAGYNGLHLYALAAEKAGSLKDDDVLKALPTIEFDAPQGKIRVDASNNHTLCHSYVGKAAADGISYEIAKDFGTIAPVTPYCKL
- the urtB gene encoding urea ABC transporter permease subunit UrtB, encoding MPACVNASQVLPDAMDFLITTLLNALTLISILMLVGLGLAISFGLMNVTNLAHGEFVTVGAFAVYFVQSVGGSFWLGLAAAPVAGAVVGCILEFAIIRHLYSRPVSTVLATWGVSLILQQGLELTFGLGAKPVTPPIEGTLDLFFTVYPAYRLILIAIAMLTLLGVVLLIGRTSFGLDIRTVIQNREMAEGVGINTRRTYAIAFTFGAAIAGLAGGLVAPLAIVLPQMGVNYLANAFFVVIVGGVGSIGGLVAGSVFVGGLTSILNYQISPSLAQAIVLLAAIVAVRLRPNGLFNGASR
- a CDS encoding branched-chain amino acid ABC transporter permease, coding for MIARDRNWLLIFAVCVVLAVLYPLFADGYQLTVIRDALIFGLFAASLDFFWGRTGILCFGHAAFFGIGGYIMALITLDDAIAFGSLLGIIGAVAGAAFVAAIIGYFLFFGGIRGSYFTIVTLAMGVICQQAAVSWSSVTGGDSGLIGIPPIEFDVSGMHLDLSQDLPSYVFVSAIVAVVVLALWSISRGRWGTILTAIQDNEVRAAALGHNAPLRLLVTFVLSAAIAGLAGALYVCMAGLVAPDLSGLLLSTEVIVWVAVGGRGTLLGPVLGAIFIQRAQQTISSFNPSLWPLLLGCVFVVIVFLLPDGILSIYARLKSLFKGRRRVQ
- a CDS encoding ATP-binding cassette domain-containing protein, coding for MSDVLLQAENVGIRFGGLQALEGLNLTVRDKELCCIIGPNGAGKSTFLNVLTGTLRPTSGSVRFLGHDIAGLPLHRIARLGIARKFQIPSVFPGLSVEDNLKVARWGAPSPVRPVSELLELVALGNRAATLAGELAHGQKQWLEIGMALAIEPRLLLLDEPTAGMTPQETLATAEMLLRLKGEFSIVAVEHDIRFVRALNCETLVLHQGRRLRSGPFHDIETDEMVRDVYLGRR
- a CDS encoding LysR family transcriptional regulator, which gives rise to MDRLESMAVFIRAVDLGSFAAAAVALDLSGPMVGKHVRFLEERLGVRLINRTTRRQSLTDFGRAYYERCRVVLAEAEAADALAADQLSEPRGKLRVTMPAHFGRHCVTPVLLQMARQYPMLELDLSLSDRFADLAEDGYDLAIRTGELDDKAGVIARRVARQGMVVCAAPSYLGIHGEPRRIEDLADHQSIVYRRLGQVVQPWLFAREGQPLQEILPTGRLRLDDLDAIADAAVVGMGIAWLPWWLVRERIRAGALAVLLPDQPRHLYDCHALWLQTPHLPLKVRLAVDALATALPKLMA
- a CDS encoding zinc-dependent alcohol dehydrogenase family protein, which codes for MARVVRFHQHGGPEVLRIGDVDLPAPGPGEVQIRVKALGLNRAEALLRAGTYIETPALPSGHGLEAAGVIEALGKGVADFATGDAVSIIPPRSMVRWPAYGELVTYPAALVVKHPPSLDWRTAAALWMQYLTAYGALIDIARLRGGDVVVITAASSSVGLAAIQIASSVGATAIAVTRTSAKKQALLDAGAAAVVVLAEADLEARLKEIAGPPGVRVVLDAVGGPIFEPLTAAMSPGGILIEYGGLSREPTPFPLAAVLGKTLTLRGYLVHEITGNPVKLEAAKAFILGGLETGTLRPIIDRTFAFDQIVEAHRYLESNEQFGKIVVTL